In the genome of Globicephala melas chromosome 3, mGloMel1.2, whole genome shotgun sequence, one region contains:
- the ANKRA2 gene encoding ankyrin repeat family A protein 2 isoform X1 → MATSANLDIGAQLIVEECPSSYSLTGMPDIKIEHQLDSNAEEGSAQGVSMGMKFILPNRFDMNVCSRFVKSLNEEDSKNIQDQVNSDLEVASVLFKAECSIHTSPSPGIQVRHVYTPSTTKHFSPIKQSTTLTNKHRGNEVSTTPLLANSLSVHQLAAQGEMLYLAARIEQENVINHTDDEGFTPLMWAAAHGQIAVVEFLLQNGADPQLLGKGRESALSLACSKGYTDIVKMLLDCGVDVNEYDWNGGTPLLYAVHGNHVKCVKMLLENGADPTIETDSGYNSMDLAVALGYRSVQQVIESHLLKLLQNIKE, encoded by the exons ATGGCTACATCAGCAAATTTGGATATTGGAGCCCAGCTGATAGTAGAAGAGTGCCCCAGCAGTTACAGTCTAACTGGCATGCCAGACATTAAAATAGAACATCAGCTGGACTCAAATGCAGAAGAAGGATCAGCTCAGGGTGTTTCCATGGGGATGAAATTCATACTGCCTAACAGATTTGATATGAATGTCTGTTCTCGGTTTGTGAAGTCCTTAAATGAAGAAGATAGTAAAAATATTCAAGATCAAGTTAACTCTGACCTGGAGGTGGCATCTGTCCTATTTAAAG cTGAATGCAGTATCCATACATCTCCTTCTCCGGGAATTCAAGTAAGGCATGTCTACACTCCCTCTACAACAAAGCACTTCTCACCCATAAAACAGTCAACTACTTTAACCAACAAACACAGAGGAAATGAGGTCTCAACCACACCTCTGTTAGCAAATT CTTTGTCTGTTCACCAGTTGGCTGCTCAGGGAGAGATGCTCTACCTGGCTGCTCGTATTGAACAAG aaaatgttatCAATCACACGGACGACGAAGGATTTACTCCTCTGATGTGGGCTGCAGCACACGGGCAAATAGCTGTGGTAGAGTTTCTACTTCAGAAT GGTGCTGATCCCCAGCTTTTAGGAAAAGGTCGAGAAAGTGCACTGTCATTAGCCTGTAGTAAGGGCTACACAGATATTGTCAAAATGCTGCTGGATTGTGGAGTTGATGTAAATGAATATGACTGG AATGGAGGGACGCCTTTGCTTTACGCTGTACATGGAAATCATGTGAAATGTGTAAAAATGCTCTTAG AAAATGGAGCTGACCCAACAATTGAAACCGACTCTGGATACAATTCTATGGATCTAGCTGTAGCCTTGGGCTATAGAAGTG TTCAACAGGTTATTGAGTCACATTTACTGAAACTGCTTCAGAACATCAAGGAGTAG
- the ANKRA2 gene encoding ankyrin repeat family A protein 2 isoform X2 gives MATSANLDIGAQLIVEECPSSYSLTGMPDIKIEHQLDSNAEEGSAQGVSMGMKFILPNRFDMNVCSRFVKSLNEEDSKNIQDQVNSDLEVASVLFKAECSIHTSPSPGIQVRHVYTPSTTKHFSPIKQSTTLTNKHRGNEVSTTPLLANSLSVHQLAAQGEMLYLAARIEQENVINHTDDEGFTPLMWAAAHGQIAVVEFLLQNGADPQLLGKGRESALSLACSKGYTDIVKMLLDCGVDVNEYDWNGGTPLLYAVHGNHVKCVKMLLENGADPTIETDSGYNSMDLAVALGYRSGY, from the exons ATGGCTACATCAGCAAATTTGGATATTGGAGCCCAGCTGATAGTAGAAGAGTGCCCCAGCAGTTACAGTCTAACTGGCATGCCAGACATTAAAATAGAACATCAGCTGGACTCAAATGCAGAAGAAGGATCAGCTCAGGGTGTTTCCATGGGGATGAAATTCATACTGCCTAACAGATTTGATATGAATGTCTGTTCTCGGTTTGTGAAGTCCTTAAATGAAGAAGATAGTAAAAATATTCAAGATCAAGTTAACTCTGACCTGGAGGTGGCATCTGTCCTATTTAAAG cTGAATGCAGTATCCATACATCTCCTTCTCCGGGAATTCAAGTAAGGCATGTCTACACTCCCTCTACAACAAAGCACTTCTCACCCATAAAACAGTCAACTACTTTAACCAACAAACACAGAGGAAATGAGGTCTCAACCACACCTCTGTTAGCAAATT CTTTGTCTGTTCACCAGTTGGCTGCTCAGGGAGAGATGCTCTACCTGGCTGCTCGTATTGAACAAG aaaatgttatCAATCACACGGACGACGAAGGATTTACTCCTCTGATGTGGGCTGCAGCACACGGGCAAATAGCTGTGGTAGAGTTTCTACTTCAGAAT GGTGCTGATCCCCAGCTTTTAGGAAAAGGTCGAGAAAGTGCACTGTCATTAGCCTGTAGTAAGGGCTACACAGATATTGTCAAAATGCTGCTGGATTGTGGAGTTGATGTAAATGAATATGACTGG AATGGAGGGACGCCTTTGCTTTACGCTGTACATGGAAATCATGTGAAATGTGTAAAAATGCTCTTAG AAAATGGAGCTGACCCAACAATTGAAACCGACTCTGGATACAATTCTATGGATCTAGCTGTAGCCTTGGGCTATAGAAGTG GTTATTGA